Part of the Chelmon rostratus isolate fCheRos1 chromosome 13, fCheRos1.pri, whole genome shotgun sequence genome is shown below.
ACCATGACTTTTCAGACTTTCAGACAGAAAATTGGTTACAGGAAAAGTTTTGAAAATATGAACTCACTAGATGAGCAGACTTTATTCTTAGCGGCTTctcaggaaggaaaaaaaatactaatcACAAAATAGAGGAATGCCTTTGACTGAGGAAGGTCTGCTGAGTTCGACCACTGGTGGAGGGATTCTACTACAATACTGCAATAATACTACTGAATAAAACAGAAGCCTCTTTTAGACACAACTGGGCGATAGTTCTTACACGCGCTAATTAACACTGTATATACGTATACAAGTAATACTGTGGAGTGTGGGGATTTTTGGCATTCTCGGTTCCTGGAGTAAAAGTTCCACTCACTTTCTCCACAGACAGTCCAACTGTAGTTCGACCACTTTCAAGACTTGAATAGacccaaaaaataaaaaaaataaaaaaattctCCCAACTGAAACATCAATACAAAACATGAGCCAATGCATTAGGAAAAATATGCctctttgattaaaaaaaggtcaaaagtACAAGCATgagtacagaaaaaaacaaaaagagagtaGTCAGCTACAACTCCAAAGGCGCATTTATTAAGTAACTGAGTGATTGTCTCATTCTTAGCGTTTGGTCTTGTGTTTCCTCACCACCTGCCAATGAGCTTGGATGGGAAGCTTTCAGTATCTTTGTTGCAGCTCAGTTGTTCCTTTCGTCCATGATTATTCTTTTGTTatacatttctgtttcttgctttttgttctttgtaaatattttttatttggagtacatttctctttgtggttgtacttttcttttttgcaggaTTTTGGGGATTTCTAGTTTTGGAGAGCATTccttgaatatttttttcaagcatctctgtcttcttcttatCTCAGGTACCTGAACCTCCAGGAGAACCGCATCAACGTAATCCATGACCAGGCCTTCCAGGACCTTGTGCGGCTGGAGAACTTCTACCTCAATGACAACTTGCTGTCTGATCTGCCCCGGCTTGCCTTTAAGGGCCTCAGCCGACTCAAGATGCTCAACCTTGGGGGTAACCAGTTGACCAACGTGTCCAAGACCTGGTTCAGTGACCTGGTGGAGCTGGAGGTCCTGTACCTCGACAGGAACCAGGTGCTATACATCGAAGAAGGCACCTTTGAGAACCTGACCAGCCTGATCACACTCCACTTGAACAGCAACAACCTGACCACCCTTCCCTTCCCTGTTTTCCAACCCATCTACTTCCTAGGCCGCCTCTACCTCTTCAGAAACCCCTGGGAGTGTGACTGCTCCCTCGAGTGGCTGAAGGAGTGGATGGAAAACTACAAGCTGGTGCGGGACATCCCCTGTGCCGCGCCTTCCTCTGTCGCAGGGCTGGATCTCAGTGAGGTGGTCTTTGCCAAGGTGAATGGCACATGCGTGGACCCTGCAGAGCTGAATCTGACCACGGCCTCCTCAGAGATCATCTCCACCACAGAGAATCGCTTCAACAGCCTCATTTCCAAGCTGCTTCAGCAGGAGCTCAGAGAAGAGATGGGCAATGGTACAGAGAGCCTCCACAATGGGACACTGCTGGAGCCAGAGGATGGGCAACTCTCTGCAGGGGTTGGAGGGCAATGGGCCCAGGCAAGCCAATCACTTCTCTGCGTCTTTGTAGTGTGGCTCATCTTTGCTTTGACCAGAGAGTCAGatatcactttttgtctttcttgcaCATGAGAACTGTAGAAAACGACAAGGAGTAGCTTTTCAAATTGTTGATTGGAtaagatgtttttatttatccatGGAAGCACCAAGGAATACTCTTCCTTGCATGTGTGGTTACTGGTTTGTTTCTGCCCTTCCAAGTATAGGATTtgggttttggtttttttttctgttgaagtgCAAGTATGgttaactgaatatttttagcTGTCATCAGAAAAAAGACTGACATTGACATGGTGGCAAATATTTTCACATGAGCTAGTTGTACACAATAATCTATGATATTTATAGATGACCTACTTATGTAAGAGCAATCACAACTATATGTCTGATACATATCTTCTCCTGGTTCATAAACAGCTATGCTGTATGGTTGCAGGATTCATTTCTAGAATTACAGAGGTGGATGCCAATTACAGTGGGaatatgatgaaaatgtttgcatatgtgAGCCTCCACCTTTTGTTAGATAATACtccattttaattaatattatGTAACACATTTGGAGTGTTGTTCTTCATATTTTCATTCACATCTCTGTGTAAAGTTAAAGGAGATAAGAGCTCCTGTATTTATCTCCTAAACAGATGTTCTCTCtgctcatttcttttcattcaacTCTAAATGTAGGGTCTGCAGCTTTTCCATAAATACATTAATCTTCTTATTGCATGTGGCTCAGTGTCATAGCTGTTTATGTTACAGCGTAATGGAGGGACTTTCTCATTGCTTTTGCTTCCTTTGCATGGACTTTTTTCCCTTATGGGCATGATCCTTCTTTATACAGTGTCTGTGGTGGGTGTGATTGCCATACGTCAGGTTGTAGATGGAGGAGGGGATagtgtctatatatatatatatatatatatatatatatatatatatgtgtgtgtgtgtgtgtgtgtgtgtgtgtgtgtacacacacacacacacactgatttccTCTGTGTAGCTGAAGAGTTTCCCAGTTCTAAGACTAGCCACTACTTTGGTCTGACAGCCAGTGATTCAGTTCAGTGATGGTATTAGACCCAACACTTTGTcacatgatttttgtttctcagtaaaaaacactgttgaagtTTTGAGTCCTTTCAGCCTTGGCTGAGGAGTTGACCTTTTCCAGTGGTGAACAGCAGTTAATCTGCACAGTGGCCTGTTGGCCCTTTAATGTGGGATTAGGCTGGGACTAGACAACTGGGCAGGCTGGATGCCACATTTCACCCCCTCATTTACCATCATTCTTATGCAGCTGCTCTTGTGCTGTTATCCTGGGCCATAGCAGAAATGTAATAGAGGATGAGTACATTCAGAATGTCTTTAAGTTATCTGGGCCAAAGTTGAAATGACAGATGTGTTGCAGAGGAGCTA
Proteins encoded:
- the nyx gene encoding nyctalopin; its protein translation is MTVITFTVSVLCLLPQAVLARWACVRACPASCSCTQEKSCSVLCDRSGLAELPKEFPCEASAINLEKNRLKFLSERAFGTLPSLKSLSLDHNNISFITPGAFKGLSNLVNLKMAHNEYISYLHTRTFTGLKKLVRLDLSDCNLFNIPDRIFIEQTALKELLCFQNNFRRIPGAIRGMENLTHIYLERNKIEAVAYNSLLGLGNLKYLNLQENRINVIHDQAFQDLVRLENFYLNDNLLSDLPRLAFKGLSRLKMLNLGGNQLTNVSKTWFSDLVELEVLYLDRNQVLYIEEGTFENLTSLITLHLNSNNLTTLPFPVFQPIYFLGRLYLFRNPWECDCSLEWLKEWMENYKLVRDIPCAAPSSVAGLDLSEVVFAKVNGTCVDPAELNLTTASSEIISTTENRFNSLISKLLQQELREEMGNGTESLHNGTLLEPEDGQLSAGVGGQWAQASQSLLCVFVVWLIFALTRESDITFCLSCT